A segment of the Palaemon carinicauda isolate YSFRI2023 unplaced genomic scaffold, ASM3689809v2 scaffold223, whole genome shotgun sequence genome:
TTGAAGATTATGATCTGTTTGAGTATCAAATTATCTGTTTTTTGTGTTCACAAATGGATTTTCCTTTAACTCTTCTcgtatttgattttaatttcaaaatcatatatatatatatatatacatatatatataatttatatatatatatatatatatatatatatatatatatatatatatatatatatatatatatatatatatatatatatatatatatatatatatatatatatatatatatgtacatagatatatatatagatatatttaatatcataatgttatattataatattataaaactataatgttataatattaaaatattttaatatcatgaTATTATGATAacatattattacaatattatacCATTAGGATATcacaatataatattataatactaTAATATTATATTAAACCAAAAACATATACCTAATACTTAATAATTTCGTAATTGTAATATAACAGAAGTTTAGTTACAATcattatcaaagatatattttaagatataaacCATTTATTCCGACTAGATTTCCTGAAAACAATACAAATGTTGTAACTTTCCAAACTTCCTTTAAACTAACTGTTGAAAAATTGTCAAATATATGATAATGTTCATTTTCtaattatatctgtataaaaaCTGCTTCATAGAAAGTCTTGCCTTTTATTTTTTGGATGCAGAATATTATGAAtgcaaagtcagctttcctccaaGGACTTcaattcttcttttcctcctcaacAGACGTCGATGAGTGTGCTGAAGGCAAAGACGACTGTGTCCCCAATGCAACATGCAAGAATAGCATTGGGAGTTACAGCTGCTCCTGCAACAAACATTTCGAGGGAGATGGAAGTACCTCCTGTGGTAAGGATACAACAACGAAGGCTTTAGGatctaaaatttattttgttatatttaaaaaaaaaagaataactgaaaaataaaatcttttatatatatatatatatatatatatatatataatatatatatatatatatatatatatatatatacacacacacacacacatatatatatatatatatatatatatatatatatatatatatatatatatatacacatacacacacatacacacacacacatatatatatatatatatatatatatatatatatatatatatatatatatatatatatatatatatatatatatatataaatatatatatatatatatatatacacacacatacacacatacacacacatatatatatatatatatatatatatatatatatatatatataatatatatatatatatatatatatatatatatatatatatatatatgtatgtatgtatataaataatatatatatatatatatatatatatatatatatatatatatatatatatatatacatatatatatatatatatatatatatatatatatatatatatatacatatgcatatatatataaaatatatatatatatatatatatatatatatatatatatatatatatatatatatatatatatatatatatactgtatatatatacatacatacatatatatatatatatatatatatatatatatatatatatatatattatatatatatatatatatgtatatatatacacacatatatatatatatatatatatatatatatatatatatatatatatatatatatatatttatatatatatacatatatatatatatatatatatatatatatatatatatatatatatatatatatatatatatatactgagagagagagagagaggagagagagagagagagagagagagagagagagagagagagagagagagagagagagagaattttcttctctctctctccctttcagttctcttcctctacaatgtttataaaggTCCCAGAAGGTTGAAATCCAACGCTCCAACACCTCCTGCCTTTGGTCATCTGTTCACAAATGGTTGTCGGTGCTCACCTTCTTCATCGTTGTGATGGAATGATGTTGGGTAACAACACAGTgacaagatgaatgcaactaactcttATTCAACATATAACATATAACGAGTTTCTATACAAGCAGTTTCATGCAAACAAATACATGCAAAGTCAAGCTTGAAAAGATTCCGTTAACGGTGCGGGGGAAAAAAAAAGCCGTTACTGCGTACATGTGTGAAAAAGTGAAGTatgaaataataattcattatattactgtttcttaagtCTAACtccctcttttcttccttttcctcttcctcatttttcttcttcttcttcttcttcttcttcttccagagttcCGATGCAAAAGCCCAGCAAAAATAATAAATGGAGTTGGTTGTGTGATGTTAATCACTCACCTTCACCATTCAGCAGAATGAAAGACGTCTGCGAAGAGGAAGGAGGGAGACTTGCACAACATATGACTCACGAACAACTACAGGATATGGTTCGCTCTTTTGGATTTTATGGTGAGTTAAGTATTTCATATAgatttgataagagagagagagagagagagagagagagagagagagagagagagagagagagagagagagagagagagagagagatgtggtttaTAAAGAGATTTGCAGATTTCGCTACAGCTGAAGAATATGACAGTAACTATTGTGTTCTGTCTTCACTGGAGCCACCCATTTATCATTACGGAAAAAGCTATAGTTAAATATGTAATCACTtttacttatgcacacacacacacacacaccacacacacgtatatatatatataatatatatatatatatatatatatatatatatatatatatatatatatatatatatataatatatatatatatatatgtgtgtgtgtgtgtgtgtgtgtgtgtgtgtgtgtttgtgtgtacgtgtgtctatttttgtgtgtttgcGTCTGTGTTTAAATGATTATCAAAGTCACAGAGAATTTctagattggtaaaaaaaaaagaaatgtattaattttccttatcgttcatattatttttatttgttcctttcCTTTTCTCTTATTTAATGTTCCTTTTCAATTGTCTTCTTTCAAAGAGGTTTGGGTTGGTGTCTACGACAGGAAGTGGACGAGTGACGGATCTCTCGTCCCAGAAGACCTTTGGGAGGAAGGATACCGATCACACCCTTCGAGGCGTTGTGGGTTCATTACTTGGGATTCTTCATCTTCTTACAATTGGATCAAACGGATTGTTCACTCGAAGGTTCGGGTTATTGCCAGTTCCCGATGCCTTGAGAAGGACGCTCCTTCAACCTCCCCTGATGATCATCTTTGATTTCAAGATTCCTTTATGTTTATTTTAGTGATTACTTTACATCCATCCATCCACAGATGCTTGGATGTATGAATATAACCTTTCATTactataatgtatcaatatatccgCTTAACAATATATCTTAGCAAAGCATTAccgatttttattcattttgaatccttaagaaatatattgataattctgaATCAGAAATGAGGAAAATTTCAGACACAAATTTCTTCAAAAGCAAGTGTTTACGGTGTTTCCATGTACAGAGAAAATGTGTAATCATCTTCAACTGCTTTCCTTTTGgagtacgtaataataataataataataataataataataataataataataataataataataataataataataataatttaaacaaaccGATGAAAGTGTTTCCTCTTCCGATGTCGACCGTTAGTCTCActgattttctttctttcttaaatcaTTGATTAAACGAGTCACTTGTGCTGTTGAATGAATTCATACTACTATTCTTTTAGAAGAGAAAAGTATAgcaatgttcttttttattatatacatggaaatttgaagaagttTTATGGGTCTATGAAATCATCCTTTACTCCTTTCTTTTATTTCTAGTATTTGCCTTACGCCTTTTGCCAGCAAGGTGTTTTATAGTCACAAAAGGcaatagttaagagagagagagagagagagaggagagagagagagagagagagagagaggagagagagagagagagagagagagagagagagagagagagagagagaaaattaactgTCGAGAAGTTCATTTTAGCTGGACATCGTCTTCCTTTACAAACTTTGTATTTTCCAGTTGTAAGTAACGGAGTCCATCCATACTTTCTCTGAGTAATTCAAAGCGTTTGCAagatttgataatttttatttGCTTAACTTTAATAACTTTAAGATACAATGAGTGAAGGTCTACTTATCTATACCTAATCAATCCTTCACAAGACTCTTGTAATTGGTGGTTCAATCTTAACAAGATATTGAGCTCACCTTCAGATCTTCTGTCCATCATCTCTATATATCTCAACAGTTATTACATAACAGTAGTCTAGAGTCAGTCTAGCCAGGGATAGGGAACCTGCAGCCTTAAGGCctcatatggccttctggaccatcaagtgcggccttctacgccTTTGCTatctgtacagtatgtgtagtatatttctgctttgacccTGAATATTGTGTGTtggaaatcattctactgtatgtacacacatacaaatgtgTACACACAgataataggaaagttgtgttcagtgatgtacctcccagagaatagaagcaatttttccttgaattcgatgaatcctaacttaatacgactagcagtttttccttgtctgctgcaacagctgttgtagctgacaaggaaaaactgctagttgcagtgagtgatttaacgtatggtgaacgagagagttcctgttttgtccatctcgtCACTGTGATCTGTGTTAGTTTTTAGACGAGTCAACATGTTCCTGATTTTtggcttaaaaatattttatttgtgctttcattgatgagttttgattgtatgaaaaacagcttcccttaggtaaccttaacgcaaagACAAGAGGAAccgacattttaacaacttcaataagcaatgtcacaaaggaggactaaattttacttcctttttatagtaagttatgcactgatggtgttccagctatgatggctaaaaactagggatttattgaacatcttaagaaagcaaataatttatttttttcaatgaaaacagctaagtgtgtttaaacagatacaatttttactgggatgttgcatttttatgagatgtgattgtttaaaaagtacctacttgccaatacaaaatatttgaaaaggttatattgttgatatatataagcTATCTatttcaaaagattaatattattttatttatcacttcaatacaaagagcCTACTTGTTTAACTAATGTAATtggaaaatgacatgctttcgatattattcatttacttacggtagtttgaaaactacacaaacttgaatgaaatattttaaaatttagttttcaatataattcatttactgattacttgtataaaaagtacttaattcaaatatttgaaattgtaatgctttagatttttataaacctgtcactctttctttagattactaataaattacttggaggataaaataacccaaaaaatctatgcggccttaaggagcattgaggaatagcaagatggccttcatccaaaaaagggttccccacccctggtcTAGACCAAAGAATATTATTAAATACCTGGCAGTTAGTCAACTCTAGTTGTTTACAATCAAGGCCAGAGAAGTCATAGGTGTATCAACATCCTCCCAAGCAATTTGTCTACGATAATTAATCCAAATATGACTAAAAGTGATGAATTCATCCTACATTTGGTAACAGAAGTTTTACGGGTATGAAACAGAAATTGACATGAGGCAACCTATAATTTGTTGAACTAAGAAGGACAGCTTTGATTGGTGAATTGGAAATGGGTGGTTAGTATGAATAGGAGGAACATGTGTTTGTTGTTCAGTAGGCAACAGAAAATATAAGAAAGGGAAGTCGGAAGCCCGGCCTCTGTCCCCTGCTCATCAACTGCCGTTAATTACCTGTTCTGGTTAATGATTTCAACGGCAGTTCCAGCTGCAATGAAGATAATTGCCTATTTTGAAAGGACGGGAGGTGTGTATAGTGATGCAACATCTACTGCAAATGACAGTACAACTCACACCAAAGTAACTGCTACCAAGGCCGACACTTATCAGGTTAATGCAATAATAGCCTTCCAAACAATATGCAAGATTGCAAAATAAttgcaacaataacaaataaagcaATGTAATTGAGGCAGTGTCAAGGAATATTTTACTCCTCCATAATAAACAGGATATTAGCAGAAAACAATTCACTGACAATGTATTTCTCCTTCTGaaacaaaatacaaattatgtacAGTCAAATGTgatagtcctgtcgtctccagtccccctctgtcacccccaatatttaTAGATTGCAGAACTTCAGGTGTAggagagtttggttgttaggggggaggacACCAGGAtgggggaagtactacttgttagagaTGTGAGCTGTGTGATGGCTACCAAatctcaaaacaaatatttatgaacgtaaattcaatataatttcatggttcctaattatatcattaagataatactttacttacaattatattgtatatttgatgCAATATTTGccataccattctcgcgaacaacttttTTACCAAAATTATCAATGTTTAGTTTACCATAGTATATTGTctcgactgaaaaatctctctaaaatACAGGCTAggagtagcgctctctctctctctctctctctctctctctctctctcttctctctctctctctctctctctctctctctctatatatatatatatatactatatatatatatatatatatatatatatatatatatatatatatatattatatatatatatatatactatatatatatatatacatacatatatatatatatatatatatatatatatatatatatatatgtatatatatatatatatatatatatataagtgtgtgtagttatatatatatgtatatatataatatatatatatatatatatatatatatatatatatatatatatatataaacatagatatatatatatatatatatatatatattcataaatacatatatatgcatatatatatatatatatatatatatatatatatatatatatatatgaatatatatatatatatatatatatatatatatatatatatatatatatatatatatattcataaatacatatatatgtatatatatatatgaatatatataatatatatatatatatatatatatatatatattcataaatacatatatatgtatatatatgaatatatatatatatatataatatatatatatatatatatatatatatatatatatatatatatatatatatatatataaacatatatatatatatatgtatatatatacatatatatatatatatatatatatatatatatatgtgtataatatat
Coding sequences within it:
- the LOC137636075 gene encoding nephronectin-like, which produces MNGLTAPASGLMWLSRETAQCLKGEDLEHLTTVSAAANQEIKSFHEEMSEVISWSRKDKCSEGNLHCGKFRTCENNPFSFTCSCPSGFNWDGSECKDVDECAEGKDDCVPNATCKNSIGSYSCSCNKHFEGDGSTSCEVWVGVYDRKWTSDGSLVPEDLWEEGYRSHPSRRCGFITWDSSSSYNWIKRIVHSKVRVIASSRCLEKDAPSTSPDDHL